A region from the Brassica napus cultivar Da-Ae chromosome C8, Da-Ae, whole genome shotgun sequence genome encodes:
- the LOC111208553 gene encoding protein E6-like, translated as MASFGVKSTFCFLVAVLCFIGNNVEGREGKLFFSKFTHLDRPNKKEVALAPAPAPGPAQANGKLGDGPFGPGSGMIPQTKESWPVSTTTTDEEFEKLMATFDQEKSNNQLPEEFEEEEESQEDLSEQKDKYNNNGYTYTTNNYNDNRRGYGNEEERQGMSDTRFMENGKYFYDTRGRSSEYTPSRRYERARGNDHPNEFETMEEYYKSLEGGQEEFEP; from the coding sequence ATGGCTTCATTCGGTGTTAAGTCAACTTTTTGTTTCCTTGTCGCTGTTTTGTGCTTCATTGGGAACAATGTTGAAGGTAGAGAAGGTAAGCTCTTCTTTAGCAAGTTCACTCACTTAGATCGTCCAAACAAAAAAGAGGTAGCTCTAGCCCCAGCTCCTGCTCCGGGTCCAGCCCAAGCCAATGGAAAACTCGGTGACGGGCCTTTCGGGCCAGGTTCAGGTATGATTCCTCAAACCAAAGAGTCATGGCCGGTTTCAACAACGACCACAGACGAAGAGTTCGAGAAATTGATGGCTACATTTGACCAAGAAAAGAGCAACAACCAATTACCTGAGGAGtttgaggaggaagaagagtcCCAAGAAGATCTTAGTGAGCAAAAGGACAAGTACAACAATAATGGATACACTTACACTACCAACAATTATAATGATAATAGGAGAGGTTACGGtaatgaagaagagagacaagGTATGAGTGATACAAGGTTCATGGAGAACGGTAAGTACTTCTACGACACAAGAGGTAGGAGTTCCGAATATACGCCTAGCCGCAGGTATGAGCGTGCTCGAGGAAATGATCATCCCAACGAGTTCGAAACTATGGAGGAATACTACAAGAGTTTGGAAGGTGGTCAAGAAGAGTTTGAGccttga
- the LOC106397921 gene encoding zinc finger CCCH domain-containing protein 2 — MQYLLLSSCTHLSDQNTKHTQTRRRKTMDVAMRPTVDIPPRKLLLAESSPRYSPRKHNWNSKVSNKIAIPEREEEKEDNNNSKETTKEYCYDSDTDDPYASEHFRMFEFKIRRCTRSRSHDWTDCPFAHPGEKARRRDPRRFQYSAEVCPEFRRDGDCSRGDDCEFAHGVFECWLHPIRYRTEACKDGKHCKRKVCFFAHSPRQLRVLPPENVSGGSASASPAKNPCCMFCSSSPTSTLLGNLSHLSRSPSLSPPLSPASHKAAAFSRLRNRAASTVSEAVSAAAAAGSVNYNDVLTELVNSLDSINLAEALHVSSSSPVTTPVSGAAAAAFASSCGLSNQRLHLQQQQSSPLQFALSPSTPSYLTNSPRPNIFSGEFTPPQRQINEFTAVRDKTSFEDGSCGDPDLGWVNDLLT, encoded by the coding sequence ATGCAATATCTTCTGTTATCATCTTGCACTCATCTCTCAGACCAAAacacaaaacacacacaaacaagaagaagaaaaaccatGGACGTCGCGATGAGACCAACGGTGGATATTCCACCGAGAAAGCTTCTCTTGGCTGAGTCTTCCCCTCGTTATTCGCCGCGTAAGCATAATTGGAACAGCAAGGTCAGCAACAAGATCGCCATACCTGAGcgtgaagaagaaaaagaagacaaCAATAACAGCAAGGAGACTACTAAAGAGTATTGTTATGATTCCGACACCGATGATCCTTACGCAAGCGAACATTTCCGTATGTTCGAGTTCAAGATCCGACGTTGCACACGTAGCCGGAGCCACGACTGGACTGATTGTCCTTTCGCTCATCCCGGAGAGAAAGCTCGCCGTCGTGACCCTCGTCGGTTTCAATACTCAGCTGAGGTTTGTCCCGAGTTTCGTCGTGACGGTGATTGCAGCCGTGGAGACGACTGTGAGTTTGCTCATGGAGTCTTCGAGTGTTGGCTACATCCTATTCGTTACCGTACTGAAGCTTGTAAAGACGGTAAACACTGTAAAAGAAAAGTCTGTTTCTTTGCTCATTCGCCACGTCAGCTTAGGGTTCTTCCACCGGAAAATGTTTCCGGCGGCTCAGCCTCAGCTTCTCCGGCCAAGAACCCTTGTTGCATGTTTTGTAGCAGCTCTCCGACGAGCACTCTTTTGGGTAATTTGTCTCATCTGTCTCGATCTCCGTCCTTATCTCCACCTTTGTCTCCGGCTTCTCACAAAGCCGCTGCCTTTTCGCGGCTGAGGAACCGCGCCGCTTCTACTGTTTCAGAAGCTGTTTCTGCTGCAGCAGCAGCTGGGTCGGTTAACTATAATGATGTTTTAACCGAGCTTGTGAACTCGTTGGACTCGATTAACCTAGCGGAAGCATTGCATGTGAGTTCCTCTTCTCCCGTTACAACGCCTGTTTCTGGCGCCGCTGCGGCTGCGTTTGCATCATCCTGCGGTTTGAGCAACCAGCGTCTCCATCTCCAGCAACAACAAAGTAGTCCTTTACAATTTGCCCTCTCGCCTTCCACTCCAAGTTACCTAACCAACTCGCCTAGGCCGAACATCTTCAGTGGAGAATTCACTCCTCCCCAGAGACAAATAAACGAGTTCACGGCAGTCAGGGACAAGACTAGTTTTGAGGATGGTTCTTGTGGTGACCCTGATCTTGGATGGGTCAATGATCTCTTGACCTAA